In the Haliaeetus albicilla chromosome 7, bHalAlb1.1, whole genome shotgun sequence genome, one interval contains:
- the GHDC gene encoding GH3 domain-containing protein has product MLPAVAVAVAVAVAVAVAVAVALPAAPALRHRLSRSALRRAAGWYRRRLELLGSEVRLSQERRLRRLLPAGTERGSEAFRERHPLGQNCPEGAPGGQVPPLRPWALLRSCWGTDPPLQGSLLYLDALRTAFPQALAPRGTALLSWAPGRPRAPAGWPLPTLYCTPAEAGALPSRAAALRVQLLFALQARALRVLEAGLAAELHDALAALRAGWPELAQDLALGRLSPQPGLPEDARGRLQALLAPNAARAAELRAECARGFEGIVQRLWPQLEVVVVGTAHGTEQLYCDALRQADCKGLPFYCPFYWAAGALLGVNLWPEEPVPRFLLCPDWAFYEFLPCPAEEEPRTVLLGELWEGREYGLVLTAWPGEYRCRAGEVLRVTGFHKQCPMVEPVRRESQALSVRGESIPEERFYRSLCRAVGMWPGARLVDYVCVESALLGASSGACAPHYEVFVELRGLRDLSEGQRYKLDQCLQEDFPIYKSFRFKGSIGPLRLHLVGVGGFARLREALGSPLPMPRVLREERLLQLIQSTVIS; this is encoded by the exons ATGCTGCCGGCGGTGGCCGTGGCGGTGGCGGTGGCCGTAGCCGTGGCGGTGGCCGTGGCCGtggcgctgcccgccgcccccgcgctGCGGCACCGGCTGTCCCGCTCCGCGCTGCGCCGGGCCGCGGGCTGGTACCGGCGgcggctggagctgctgggcagCGAGGTGCGGCTCAGCCAGGagcggcggctgcggcggctGCTGCCCGCCGGCACGGAGCGCG GCTCGGAGGCTTTCCGGGAGCGTCACCCCCTGGGACAGAACTGCCCCGAAGGGGCGCCGGGGGGGCAGGTCCCCCCGCTGCGCCCCTGGGCTCTGCTCCGCAGCTGCTGGGGCACCGACCCCCCTCTGCag GGGTCCCTGCTCTACCTGGATGCCCTCCGCACCGCCTTCCCGCAGGCCCTGGCCCCCCGGGGCACGGCCCTGCTCTCCTGggcgcccggccgcccccgcgccCCGGCGGGCTGGCCCCTGCCCACCCTGTACTGCACCCCGGCCGAGGCGGGCGCCCTGCCCTCGCGGGCCGCCGCTCTGCGGGTGCAGCTGCTCTTTGCCCTTCAGGCGCGTGCCCTGCGGGTGCTGGAGGCCGGGCTGGCCGCCGAGCTGCACGACGCGCTGGCAGCCCTGCGCGCCGGCTGGCCTGAGCTGGCCCAGGACCTGGCGCTGGGCAGGCTGAGCCCCCAGCCCGGGCTGCCCGAGGATGCGCGGGGCCGGCTGCAGGCGCTGCTGGCCCCCAACGCTGCCCGGGCGGCCGAGCTCCGGGCTGAGTGCGCCCGCGGCTTCGAGGGCATTGTGCAGCGCCTGTGGCCGCagctggaggtggtggtggtggggacgGCACACGGCACGGAGCAGCTCTACTGCGACGCCCTCCGCCAGGCCGACTGCAAGGGGCTGCCGTTCTACTGCCCCTTCTACTGGGCGGCAGGAG ccctgcttgGTGTGAACCTGTGGCCAGAGGAGCCAGTGCCCCGATTCCTGCTGTGCCCTGACTGGGCTTTCTATGAGttcctgccctgcccagccGAGGAGGAGCCACGGACGGTGCTGCTGGGCGAGCTCTGGGAGGGACGCGAGTATGGGCTGGTCCTGACGGCCTGGCCGGGAGAATACAG GTGCCGTGCCGGGGAGGTGCTGAGGGTGACTGGCTTCCACAAGCAGTGTCCCATGGTGGAGCCCGTGCGCAG GGAGAGCCAGGCCCTGAGTGTGCGGGGCGAGAGCATCCCCGAGGAGCGGTTCTACCGGAGCCTGTGCCGCGCCGTGGGCATGTGGCCAGGCGCTCGCCTGGTTGACTACGTCTGCGTGGAGAGTGCCCTGCTGG GCGCCTCCTCGGGGGCCTGCGCCCCCCACTACGAGGTGTTCGTGGAGCTGCGGGGCCTGCGGGACCTGTCGGAGGGGCAGCGCTACAAG ctggATCAGTGTCTCCAGGAGGATTTCCCCATCTATAAGTCCTTCCGCTTCAAGGGCAGCATCGGGCCCCTGCGCCTGCACCTGGTGGGGGTCGGGGGCTTTGCCCGGCTGCGGGAGGCGCTgggctcccccctccccatgcccAGGGTCCTGCGGGAGGAGCggctgctgcagctcatccAGAGCACCGTCATCTCCTAG